The Ruania halotolerans genome contains the following window.
CTGCTGGTGCTGTTGCGTCAACTGGCCACAGCGGTCTCCTTCTACACCGACCCGGCGGAGCAGGATCGTATCGGCAGCCAGGTGGCCGATCGGCTCTGGGAGATCGCCGAGAAGGCTGAGCCGGGATCGGACAGCCAACTCCAGCTCGTCAAGGCATTCGCTGGGCGCGCGAGCACCGATGCGCACCAGAACGTACTGCGCGAGCTGCTCTCGGGTGAGCGCACCCTGAGGGGGCTGTCCGTGGACACCGATCTGCGCTGGGATCTGCTCGGTGGACTGGCCACCGCCGGCGGGGCCGGCGAAGAGGAGATCACCGCCGAGGAGCAGCGCGACTCCACGGCCGCTGGCCGCCGGGCAGCAGCCGCCGCCCGTGCCTCCTTGCCGACGGCGGAGGCCAAGGAAGCCGTGTGGGCGTCCGTGGTGGAATCCGACGAGTTGCCGAACGCCGTGCAGAGTGCGCTGATCGGCGGATTCGGCCGGGTCGGCGCCAGCGATCGGAGCCTGCTGGTGCCGTTCACCGAACGCTACTTCGCCTCGATCGAGTCGATCTGGGCCGAACGTACGAATGAGATCGCCCAGAACATCGTGGTGGGCCTCTATCCCACGCGACTGGCCGATATCGACGGTTCCACCGGCGTCGACGTGCTCGCCCGCACGGACGCCTTCCTCGACCAGTTGGGCGAGCGAGCACCTGCGCTGCGCCGACTCGTGGTGGAGAACCGGGACACGGTGCGCCGGGCGCTCGCCGCGCAGGAGGCCGACCGCGCAGCCCGCTGAATCGTCACGGTGGTGCACACAACTCTTACGGTTTCCACTCCAGCAACGGATCGCCGGCAGCGACCGTCCCCGATGCGACCACGCGGACCTGCCCAGACCGAGCGTCCAGGGCGACGACGGGGCACACGGGCGAGCGGCCGCCGTCGGCGATCACCTGGGGAGAAAAGGTGACCATCCGCTGCCCGACCTCCACCTGTTCGCCTTCGGCGACGTGCAGGGTGTAGCCGGCACCCGCCAGTTGCACGGTGTCGATGCCGAGGTGCACTAGGACTCCCTGACCAGAGCCGCTCACCACAACGAAGGCGTGCGGGTGGAGCTTCAGAACGCGTCCCTCCAGCGGTGCCAAGACGTCCACCGAGGCCCACCCTGCGGTGGCGAGCGGGTCAATCGCCACGCCCGGGCCCACGATCTCCTGGGCGAACACCGGATCCGGCACCTCTGTCATCGGCACCGTCGTGCCGGCGACGGGCGCGCAGATATGCAGAGTCATCGATTCAAGCCCGTTCGCGCAGCTCGTGGGTGAGGGCGGTGACCAAGGAGGCGAACCGCGCGTTCCCCGCCAGGTCCTCCACCAGCACCACCTGTTCGCCGCCGTCGGCCAACGGGATCTTCCAGTTCGGGTACTCCGTATCCGTCCCGGGTTGGTTCTGGGCGCGCCGCTCCCCCACGGCATCGGCCAGGGACACACCCACAAGCATCGACGGCGTCTGCGCCACGTACCGGTGCAGTGCCTCCACCACCTGCCGCTCCGTGGGGTGCTGCGGAAGCAGGAAGCGCTCCTGGAGGACCTCCAGCATCCGCTCCCGCTCGATTCGTGCCGCGAGGCGCACCTGGGCGACCGGTTCGCTGAGCAGGCCAAGGCGCTCGCGTAGATCGACGTGTTCCTCAGCCAGGTACCCGGCCGTGGGCGGCAGATCGTGCGTGGTCACCGTGGCCAACACCAATTCGCGGTAGTCCTCGGCGGGGCGTGGACGCCCGTCCACCTGTTCGAACCACAGGACGGAGGTACCGAGCACACCGCGTTCGCTGAGGTAATCGCGCACCCACGGCTCCACCGTGCCCAGGTCCTCACCGATCACCATGGCGCCGGCCAGGTGTGCTTCCAGGGCCAACACCCCCACCATGGCTTCGTGGTCATAGGTCACGTAGGCGCCTGCACCGGCCGGCGCGCCCTCAGGAATCCACCACAGCCGGAACAGGCCCATGATGTGGTCCACCCGGATCGCGCCGGCGTGCCGGAGCACAGTGCGCACGAGGTCGCGCAACGGTGCGTAGCCCGCCTCGGCGAGCTCGTCGGGGCGCCATGGCGGCTGCGACCAGTTCTGTCCTTGCTGGTTGTACATGTCCGGTGGGGCACCCACTGACATTCCACGCGCGAACACGTGACGCATCGACCACGCGTCAGCACCCTCCGGGTGCACACCGACCGCGAGATCCTGCATGACCCCGATCCGCATCCCGGACTCCCGCGCGATCCGCGCCGCCCGGGCCAGCTGTTCGTCGGCCACCCACTGCAGCCAACAATGAAAGTTCACCCGGTCGGCCAGTGTGCGGCGCAATGCGGTCAGGGAGGCCGCGGTGGCGTCATCGGTGAGGGGCCAGGACTCCTCGTCGTAGGCCTCCGTGACGGCGCACCACAGGGCGAAGTCCTCCAGCCCTTGGCCATGCTCGGCGCGGAAGCGATCCAACTCCCGCTGCCGGGAACGGCTGCGACCGCTCGCGAAGATCGTCTCCAGGGCCGACTTCTTCTCCTGCCACACCGCGTCCCGGTCCAGCGGTCCGGAACTGGAGTTCATCTGCTGCACGGACTCCGCACCCCACTCCATCAGGGTCCGTTGGGCGTTCGGCAGGTACCCAGCCTCCAGGATCTCCTCGGGGCGGATGTAGAGCGGATTCACGAAACGGCGAGTGGCCGGGAGGTAGGGCGAGGGCGTCAGCGGTGGACTCGGCTCAGCGGCATGGACCGGATTGATCAGCAGGAAGTCCGCACCCACCTCGCCGGCCAGTCCGGCGAGTTCAGCGAGGTCAGCGAAGTCGCCGATTCCCCACGAACGTGCCGAACGCACGGAGTACAGCTGCGCCATCAGGCCCCAGGCGCGACCGCCGAGATCGGCCCGCAGTTCTGGTCGTGGCAACGTCGCCGGAGTGACGGCGAGCGGAGCGCGCGCAGGCCCACCCGGTGCCGGACCGGTCCCGCCGACCTCGGCGACGATCTCGTGCCATCCCAGCGGCAGGTCATCGGGGAGTTCGAAGGTGGCCCGGCCGATCCGGGAACCGTCCACATCGCGGGGTTCGACCCAGGTGTCCAACTGCACCAGCGGGCGAGAACCCCCACCATCGAGTTCGAGCCACACCCGGACGGCGGCCCCGTCCGGCACATGCACCGCCACCGAACTGGTCTGCCCGGCGCACATCACCACACACGAGGGCAAGGTGCGCCGCCACGGTGCCAGTGTGGCTTCGCGCCGGGAGGCCCTGACCTCCTCCGGGGTGTCAGCGGGCACTCCCATGGCGGCGAGCACCGCGCGGACAGTGGACGCGGCTACTTCGCGTCG
Protein-coding sequences here:
- a CDS encoding PTS sugar transporter subunit IIA — translated: MTLHICAPVAGTTVPMTEVPDPVFAQEIVGPGVAIDPLATAGWASVDVLAPLEGRVLKLHPHAFVVVSGSGQGVLVHLGIDTVQLAGAGYTLHVAEGEQVEVGQRMVTFSPQVIADGGRSPVCPVVALDARSGQVRVVASGTVAAGDPLLEWKP
- the malQ gene encoding 4-alpha-glucanotransferase; its protein translation is MTEQSNDALSSDLRKLAAAHGVATHFWDFHGARREVAASTVRAVLAAMGVPADTPEEVRASRREATLAPWRRTLPSCVVMCAGQTSSVAVHVPDGAAVRVWLELDGGGSRPLVQLDTWVEPRDVDGSRIGRATFELPDDLPLGWHEIVAEVGGTGPAPGGPARAPLAVTPATLPRPELRADLGGRAWGLMAQLYSVRSARSWGIGDFADLAELAGLAGEVGADFLLINPVHAAEPSPPLTPSPYLPATRRFVNPLYIRPEEILEAGYLPNAQRTLMEWGAESVQQMNSSSGPLDRDAVWQEKKSALETIFASGRSRSRQRELDRFRAEHGQGLEDFALWCAVTEAYDEESWPLTDDATAASLTALRRTLADRVNFHCWLQWVADEQLARAARIARESGMRIGVMQDLAVGVHPEGADAWSMRHVFARGMSVGAPPDMYNQQGQNWSQPPWRPDELAEAGYAPLRDLVRTVLRHAGAIRVDHIMGLFRLWWIPEGAPAGAGAYVTYDHEAMVGVLALEAHLAGAMVIGEDLGTVEPWVRDYLSERGVLGTSVLWFEQVDGRPRPAEDYRELVLATVTTHDLPPTAGYLAEEHVDLRERLGLLSEPVAQVRLAARIERERMLEVLQERFLLPQHPTERQVVEALHRYVAQTPSMLVGVSLADAVGERRAQNQPGTDTEYPNWKIPLADGGEQVVLVEDLAGNARFASLVTALTHELRERA